CAGGGTCGGGCGGTGGCTCTAGGCCGGCGCGCACCAGCTGGTAGATTTCGCGGTAGCTTTTGCCCTGGCGTGCGGCTTTGCCGGCGGGTGCAGCGCCCGGCTCGGCGGCGCGCTGCGACTGCGCGTCTTTGCGCGCCTGCCGGATGAGGGTGCGCAGGTGTTGCAAGTCGGTGTCTGGGGCGATCTGCAGCCAGGCGCTCAGCGCCTCGTCGTCGGTCAGCAGGCGCTCGCGCCACTGCTCGGCCTGGTGCAGGCGCAGGGTGTCGGCGGCGCTGCCTTGGTGCTGCTCGGCCAGCGCCTGCTCGACCGCTTCCACGGTGGCGGCGTCGAGCCGGCGCATGAGCTTACCGACGTACTGAATCTGGCGCCGGCGGCCTTCGAAGTCGCTGATGCGCCGCGCCTCGGCGAGGGCGTCGAGCAGAATGCCGGGCAAAGCCAACCGGTCGAGCAAGCCGCTGCGCAAGCCCAGCAGCTGCTCGCCCAGCTGCTGCAGGTGTTCGCTGTGTTTTTTGAGGTCGGTCCTGCTGGCCTCGGTGTCGCCTTTGAGTTCGCGCTTGAGTTCAAGGTCCAGTTCGCTGCCTGCAGCGACGAAGTGGCCTTTGACGAAGTAGCCTTTGGTGGGTTTGCGTGCCATCCGGCTATCATAGCGCCCAGCATGAAAAAATCCCGATCTACTGGACCCGCCTCCGGCCCAAATAGCCCAACAGGCACGAATAGCCCGGCTGGCCCGCACACCCCCCCCGCTCCCGAAGCGGGTTTTCAGTACCACCGGCAGCAGTTTGAGGCCTTGGCCGATCTGGCTTTGCAGCACGCCAAGCAGCTCGGGGCCGCCGATGCGGCGGTCGAGGTCTCGGAAGGCGCGGGCCTCAACGTCTCGGTGCGCATGGGCGAGCTAGAAAACGTGGAGCGCAACCGCGACAAGTCGCTCGGCGTCACGGTCTATTTGGGGCAGCGCCGCGGCAACGCCTCCAGTTCCGACTTCAGCCCGCAGGCCATCCGCCAAGCCGTGCAGGCCGCTTACGACATCGCCCGCTACACCGCCGAAGACCCGGCGGCGGCCCTGCCCGACGAGCAGGACGTGGCCCGCGACGCCCCCGAGCTGGAGCTGTTTCACCCTTGGGCCATCGACGCGCAGCAGGCGCAGCAACTGGCGCTGCGCTGCGAGGCGGCGGCGCTGCAAACCAGCAAACACATCCGCAACAGCGAAGGCGCGGCGGTGTCGGCGCAGCAGTCGCACTTTTACGCCGAGCACATGCGCGGCGGCGAGCGCGGGCGCGAGGGCATTTTTCGCGGCGGCTACGCCAGTTCGCGCCACAGCCTGTCGGTGAGCCCGATCGCCGGCAAGGGCGCGCAGATGCAGCGCGATTACTGGTACAGCTCGATGCGCAGCCCGCACGATTTGGCCAGCCCCGAAGCGGTGGGGCGCTACGCCGCCGAGCGCGCGCTGGCGCGGCTGGCGCCGCGCAAAATTGCCACCACCGAATGCCCGGTGCTGTTTGAGTCGCCGCTGGCGGCAGGGCTGCTGGGGGCCTTTGTGCAGGCCATCAGCGGCGGCGCGCTGTACCGCAAAACCAGTTTTTTGCTCGACAGCCTGGGCCGCCAAGTGTTCCCCGAGCACATCGATTTGCACGAAGACCCGTGGGTGGTGCGCGGCAAAGGCAGCGCCCCGTTCGACAGCGAAGGCGTGCAAACGCAGGCCCGCGAGGTGCTGAGCGGCGGCTGCGTCAAGGGTTATTTTCTGAGCAGCTACTCGGCGCGCAAGC
This sequence is a window from Serpentinimonas maccroryi. Protein-coding genes within it:
- the yjgA gene encoding ribosome biogenesis factor YjgA — translated: MARKPTKGYFVKGHFVAAGSELDLELKRELKGDTEASRTDLKKHSEHLQQLGEQLLGLRSGLLDRLALPGILLDALAEARRISDFEGRRRQIQYVGKLMRRLDAATVEAVEQALAEQHQGSAADTLRLHQAEQWRERLLTDDEALSAWLQIAPDTDLQHLRTLIRQARKDAQSQRAAEPGAAPAGKAARQGKSYREIYQLVRAGLEPPPDPAAAAPAQPLEAA
- the pmbA gene encoding metalloprotease PmbA is translated as MKKSRSTGPASGPNSPTGTNSPAGPHTPPAPEAGFQYHRQQFEALADLALQHAKQLGAADAAVEVSEGAGLNVSVRMGELENVERNRDKSLGVTVYLGQRRGNASSSDFSPQAIRQAVQAAYDIARYTAEDPAAALPDEQDVARDAPELELFHPWAIDAQQAQQLALRCEAAALQTSKHIRNSEGAAVSAQQSHFYAEHMRGGERGREGIFRGGYASSRHSLSVSPIAGKGAQMQRDYWYSSMRSPHDLASPEAVGRYAAERALARLAPRKIATTECPVLFESPLAAGLLGAFVQAISGGALYRKTSFLLDSLGRQVFPEHIDLHEDPWVVRGKGSAPFDSEGVQTQAREVLSGGCVKGYFLSSYSARKLGMRTSGNAGGSHNLYLRSRLTQPEDDLPAMLRRLGTGLFVTELMGQGVNYVTGDYSRGASGFWVEGGAIAYPVQEITIAGNLKDMFLGLQAIGADEFAFGSKNVGSVLIERMKVAGT